The proteins below are encoded in one region of Aequorivita iocasae:
- the rpsR gene encoding 30S ribosomal protein S18, with translation MATLQQQAKGKKDGEIRYLTPLNIETNKTKKYCMFKRSGIKYVDYKDPDFLLKFVNEQGKILPRRLTGTSLKYQRKVAVAVKRARHLALMPYVADLLK, from the coding sequence ATGGCTACATTACAACAACAAGCAAAAGGAAAAAAAGACGGAGAGATAAGATATCTTACCCCGCTTAACATAGAGACCAACAAGACCAAGAAATATTGCATGTTCAAAAGGTCTGGTATTAAATATGTTGATTATAAGGATCCAGATTTCTTATTGAAATTTGTGAACGAGCAAGGTAAAATCCTTCCAAGAAGACTTACCGGAACTTCATTAAAGTATCAGCGCAAAGTGGCCGTGGCCGTTAAAAGAGCACGCCATTTGGCACTTATGCCTTACGTAGCCGATTTATTAAAATAA
- the rpsF gene encoding 30S ribosomal protein S6 — protein MNHYETVFILNPVLSEDQIKETVKKYEDLLVSKGAKMISKENWGLKKLAYPIQNKKSGFYHLFEFTVDGEVVHELETEFKRDERFMRYLTVSLDKHAIAWAEKRRNRNKKSA, from the coding sequence ATGAATCATTACGAAACTGTTTTCATCTTAAATCCCGTTTTATCTGAAGATCAGATAAAGGAAACAGTAAAGAAATACGAAGATCTTCTTGTTTCTAAAGGTGCTAAGATGATATCCAAAGAAAATTGGGGCTTGAAAAAACTTGCTTACCCAATCCAGAACAAAAAAAGTGGGTTTTATCACCTTTTTGAATTCACCGTTGACGGTGAAGTAGTACACGAACTTGAAACTGAATTTAAAAGGGACGAACGTTTTATGCGTTACCTTACAGTGAGCCTCGACAAGCACGCAATTGCGTGGGCAGAAAAAAGAAGAAACCGCAATAAAAAATCAGCTTAA
- a CDS encoding LytR/AlgR family response regulator transcription factor — MEKTILKCAIVDDSTLQRLSIVKLIQMHPSLELVGEYKNAIEAKMGLASTEIDLIFLDIEMPILSGFDLLDDIQRKPQVIFVTGKTKYAFKAFDYDAVDYLRKPIAKDRFLNAVHKAITNYKLKNEEGFDDEDFIFVKSNLKKRKVFLNELRYIEALGDYVKLVTEHESLVVLSTMKAFQALLPNERFLRIHKSYIVNLDKVQRYNSKTIELDKDQLPLSRNRKSDLVEALAATQNA; from the coding sequence GTGGAAAAAACAATTTTGAAATGTGCAATTGTAGATGATTCTACATTGCAAAGGCTTTCCATCGTGAAGCTGATACAAATGCATCCATCCCTTGAACTTGTGGGGGAGTACAAAAATGCTATTGAGGCCAAAATGGGCCTTGCCTCTACTGAAATCGACCTGATCTTTTTGGACATAGAAATGCCCATTCTTTCTGGATTTGATCTGCTGGACGACATCCAAAGAAAGCCACAAGTAATTTTTGTTACCGGAAAAACAAAATATGCTTTTAAAGCTTTTGATTATGATGCCGTAGATTATCTACGGAAACCTATCGCAAAGGATCGTTTTTTAAACGCAGTTCACAAAGCAATTACAAATTATAAGCTGAAAAATGAAGAAGGTTTTGACGATGAAGATTTTATCTTTGTAAAAAGCAACCTGAAAAAAAGAAAAGTTTTTCTGAACGAACTTCGCTATATCGAGGCTCTAGGTGATTATGTGAAACTGGTAACCGAGCATGAGTCCCTCGTGGTGCTTTCCACCATGAAAGCCTTTCAAGCACTGCTACCGAATGAACGTTTCCTGAGAATCCACAAGTCTTACATAGTGAATTTAGACAAGGTGCAACGCTACAATAGCAAAACTATAGAGTTGGACAAAGACCAGTTGCCGTTGAGCAGAAACAGAAAATCTGACTTGGTTGAAGCTTTGGCCGCAACGCAGAACGCCTAA
- the priA gene encoding replication restart helicase PriA, giving the protein MYFIDVILPIPLKQAFTYSVNKDEAAFLLQGMRVAVPFGKSKVYTGIVYQIHDQPPIGYETKSIDHILDEEPIITQFQLKHWEWLAGYYMCSLGEVIKAALPSAFLLESETIIKLSSRNFQDEESLTDDEFVLYEALQHQSSLHINDARSILERKNIVSVIQKLFEKNIIEVEETVYEQYVPKMKRYIKLAPKYTAEDKLRALLDSLTRAHKQREVLMHLFMLNTQTKKPISSVALQKKSEASAATIKALIDKGILEEYYIQHDRVEFSGEASSEIKSLSEVQKKAYEEINASFEKNDVVLLHGVTSSGKTEIYVSLIEEVLATGKQVLYMLPEIALTTQLITRLQKYFGEKISVYHSKFSVNERVEVWNNVLAGKPKAQVVIGARSSLFLPFKNLGLIIVDEEHEPSFKQYSPAPRYNARDSAIVLANLQNAKLLMGSATPSLESYHNAKSGKFGLVTLNKRFGNVLMPDIELVDIKEKTRKQQMTGHFSDRLLEEMHEVLKNGEQIILFQNRRGFSPVVECTTCGVSPQCPNCDVSLTFHQHKNQLRCHYCGYHMAMMQSCIACGSETLDTKGFGTEQIETELKSLFPNSKVARMDQDTTKGKHAYAKLIEALENEEIDILVGTQMLAKGLDFRNISLVGVMNADNLLNFPDFRAHERSFQLLQQVSGRAGRTQKRGKVLIQTYNPYHQILKQVSVNDYEAMYKEQLEERYNYKYPPFYRTLKITFKNKNLERVQKASAWFGQALELQFKENILGPEPPPVGRIKNKYIMNLLVKIPKNQSLEKTKKYIDNVQRSFNSIKEFSSVRVTIDVDNY; this is encoded by the coding sequence TTGTACTTCATAGATGTAATTCTTCCTATCCCCTTAAAGCAAGCTTTCACTTATAGCGTGAATAAAGACGAAGCTGCTTTTTTACTGCAAGGTATGCGCGTTGCTGTGCCCTTTGGAAAATCAAAGGTATATACAGGTATAGTGTATCAAATACATGACCAACCGCCTATAGGTTATGAAACAAAATCCATTGACCATATCTTGGATGAAGAGCCCATCATCACACAGTTTCAATTAAAACACTGGGAGTGGCTTGCCGGTTATTATATGTGTTCTTTAGGTGAAGTAATTAAAGCGGCACTGCCGAGTGCGTTTCTTTTGGAGAGCGAAACCATCATCAAACTTTCCTCCCGAAATTTTCAAGACGAGGAATCTTTAACCGATGATGAGTTCGTTTTATACGAAGCCTTGCAGCACCAATCATCACTTCATATAAATGATGCGCGTTCCATTTTGGAAAGAAAAAATATAGTGTCAGTCATCCAGAAATTGTTTGAAAAAAATATTATTGAGGTTGAAGAAACGGTTTATGAGCAATACGTCCCCAAGATGAAGCGCTACATAAAACTTGCGCCTAAATACACTGCCGAAGATAAACTGCGCGCGCTTTTAGATTCATTGACCCGTGCGCACAAACAACGGGAAGTACTTATGCATCTTTTTATGTTGAATACGCAGACCAAAAAACCAATCAGCAGCGTGGCCTTACAAAAGAAAAGTGAAGCCTCTGCCGCCACCATAAAGGCATTGATTGATAAAGGCATTTTGGAGGAATATTACATTCAGCACGATCGCGTGGAGTTTTCCGGCGAAGCTTCTTCTGAAATAAAATCCTTGAGCGAAGTACAAAAAAAAGCATATGAAGAAATAAACGCTTCTTTTGAAAAAAATGATGTAGTATTACTTCACGGTGTGACCTCCAGTGGAAAGACCGAAATCTATGTCAGCCTTATTGAAGAAGTACTTGCAACAGGAAAACAGGTGCTTTATATGCTTCCCGAAATTGCCCTGACTACCCAACTCATTACGCGGCTGCAGAAGTATTTTGGAGAAAAGATTTCGGTCTATCACTCAAAGTTTTCAGTGAATGAAAGGGTTGAGGTTTGGAACAATGTACTTGCTGGAAAACCAAAAGCCCAAGTTGTTATTGGCGCTCGCTCGTCATTATTTCTTCCTTTTAAAAACCTCGGACTTATAATTGTTGACGAAGAGCACGAGCCTTCTTTCAAGCAATACAGTCCGGCGCCACGCTACAATGCACGGGACAGTGCCATAGTTTTGGCCAATCTGCAAAATGCAAAACTTTTGATGGGCTCCGCCACGCCGTCATTGGAAAGTTACCATAATGCAAAATCTGGAAAATTTGGATTGGTGACCTTGAATAAACGCTTTGGAAATGTGTTAATGCCAGATATTGAACTGGTAGATATAAAAGAAAAAACCCGGAAACAACAAATGACCGGCCATTTCAGCGATCGATTGCTCGAAGAAATGCATGAGGTTTTGAAAAATGGGGAACAAATTATCCTTTTTCAAAACAGAAGAGGTTTTTCACCCGTTGTGGAATGCACTACCTGCGGAGTCTCCCCCCAATGCCCCAATTGTGATGTGAGCTTAACTTTTCACCAACATAAAAACCAATTGCGTTGCCATTACTGTGGTTATCATATGGCGATGATGCAAAGCTGTATTGCCTGTGGAAGCGAAACACTGGACACCAAAGGTTTTGGGACCGAACAGATAGAAACCGAATTAAAGTCACTGTTTCCAAATTCCAAGGTTGCTCGGATGGATCAGGATACAACCAAAGGAAAGCATGCGTACGCCAAATTGATTGAAGCTCTGGAAAATGAAGAGATTGATATTTTGGTGGGAACGCAAATGCTCGCCAAAGGTTTGGATTTCCGGAATATAAGTTTGGTGGGAGTTATGAATGCAGACAATCTTTTAAACTTCCCCGATTTTCGTGCGCATGAGCGCAGTTTTCAGTTGCTACAGCAAGTTTCGGGTAGGGCAGGGCGCACCCAAAAGCGCGGCAAGGTTTTAATACAGACCTACAATCCCTACCATCAAATATTAAAGCAAGTAAGCGTTAACGACTATGAGGCGATGTATAAAGAACAGCTGGAAGAGCGTTACAATTACAAGTATCCTCCCTTTTACAGAACCTTGAAAATTACTTTCAAAAACAAGAACTTAGAACGTGTTCAAAAAGCATCCGCCTGGTTTGGACAGGCTTTGGAATTACAGTTCAAGGAAAATATTTTAGGCCCCGAGCCACCGCCAGTAGGTAGAATAAAGAATAAGTACATTATGAATCTTTTGGTAAAAATTCCTAAAAACCAATCATTGGAAAAGACGAAAAAGTATATTGATAATGTACAGCGCAGTTTTAATTCTATTAAAGAATTTTCAAGCGTTCGCGTCACTATAGATGTAGATAATTATTAG
- a CDS encoding DUF2147 domain-containing protein, whose translation MKKILLTCSLIVLTVLTTMAQDVTGKWKTIDDETGEAKSIVEIYKQDGKVYGKVVEILNPAKKNATCEECSGADKGKPIQGLVIIKGLEKDGDEYNDGTIMDPNNGKVYKCYIELDGPNKLDVRGYIGFSLLGRTQTWTRVD comes from the coding sequence ATGAAAAAAATACTTTTAACATGCTCCCTGATTGTCTTAACAGTTCTCACTACTATGGCGCAAGATGTAACCGGTAAATGGAAAACCATTGACGATGAAACTGGCGAAGCAAAATCTATTGTCGAAATATACAAGCAGGACGGAAAAGTTTATGGAAAAGTGGTAGAAATTTTAAATCCCGCCAAAAAGAATGCTACATGCGAGGAATGTTCCGGTGCCGATAAAGGAAAACCAATCCAGGGCCTAGTAATCATCAAAGGCCTTGAAAAAGATGGCGATGAATACAACGACGGTACTATTATGGACCCCAACAACGGAAAGGTCTATAAATGCTACATTGAACTGGATGGTCCAAACAAACTGGATGTGCGCGGTTATATAGGGTTTTCGCTTTTGGGAAGAACACAAACCTGGACGCGCGTTGATTAA
- a CDS encoding YihY/virulence factor BrkB family protein, whose product MNKEEEKEIKIPIVRDLVRFSKKIKLPGMGEFSLYNLLDVYVVGIINGTFSFRASSIAYSFFLALFPFLLFLLNLIPYIPIDGFQTRFLIFIEALLPAKTTEFFYPIIADIAVNPRAGLISFVFFLSIFLSANGVNTIFSAFEYSFHVTINRSFLRQYMVAVVVSIFLALLLLTSVGVILYIEYIIRDLQSRAYIDNDVFWISFFQFIVFLMMIYVVIATLYYYGTKEGKSSRFFSIGAVTTTILFVLTTYLFGVYINNFSNYNELYGSIGALLILMLYIWINANLLLLGFELNVSIKRLKEKL is encoded by the coding sequence ATGAACAAAGAGGAAGAAAAGGAAATAAAAATCCCGATTGTTCGGGATCTGGTAAGATTCAGCAAAAAAATAAAACTTCCCGGTATGGGCGAGTTTTCATTGTACAATCTGTTGGATGTATATGTTGTAGGCATTATAAATGGAACTTTTTCATTCCGTGCCAGTTCTATTGCTTATAGTTTCTTTTTGGCACTATTTCCTTTTTTATTGTTTCTGCTTAACCTCATTCCATACATTCCCATAGACGGTTTCCAGACCCGTTTTTTAATATTTATTGAAGCTTTGCTGCCCGCCAAGACTACCGAATTCTTTTATCCCATCATTGCAGATATTGCGGTAAACCCAAGAGCTGGATTAATATCTTTTGTTTTTTTTCTCTCCATTTTTTTATCTGCAAATGGTGTGAACACTATTTTCAGCGCTTTTGAATATTCTTTTCACGTAACTATAAACAGAAGCTTTTTACGTCAGTATATGGTAGCTGTGGTGGTTTCTATTTTCTTGGCATTGTTGTTGTTAACTTCAGTAGGAGTCATCCTTTATATTGAATATATAATTCGGGACCTTCAATCTAGGGCATATATAGATAATGATGTTTTCTGGATTTCGTTCTTTCAGTTTATTGTATTCCTAATGATGATATATGTGGTAATAGCCACTTTGTATTATTATGGTACTAAGGAAGGAAAATCATCACGGTTTTTTTCAATAGGGGCAGTAACCACAACAATACTTTTTGTGTTGACCACCTACCTTTTTGGAGTTTACATAAATAACTTTTCAAATTACAACGAGTTATACGGTTCCATTGGTGCCCTTTTAATTTTGATGTTATATATTTGGATAAATGCAAACCTCTTGTTGCTAGGTTTTGAGCTGAACGTATCAATAAAGCGACTAAAAGAAAAACTTTAA
- the nadC gene encoding carboxylating nicotinate-nucleotide diphosphorylase produces the protein MISQKQFNKEIDIIIANAIREDVGDGDHSSLACIPEDARGTAKLLVKDAGIIAGVEFARQVFEYVDPGLELDIKIKDGSAVKYGDVCFYVSGLSQSILKSERLVLNAMQRMSAIATKTNEYVKLLEGTNTKILDTRKTTPGIRALEKWAVKIGGGENHRFALYDMVMLKDNHIDFCGGITKAIEKTKNYLKENQLGLKIIVEARNLDEIAEILQSEGVYRILIDNFNYEDTRKAVSLINGKCLTESSGGITLETARKYAECGVDYISSGALTHSVYNMDLSLKAIK, from the coding sequence ATGATTTCACAAAAACAATTCAACAAAGAAATAGACATCATCATTGCCAACGCCATCCGAGAGGACGTAGGTGATGGCGACCACAGCTCGCTGGCTTGTATTCCCGAGGACGCAAGGGGTACTGCAAAACTTTTGGTGAAGGATGCGGGCATTATAGCTGGGGTAGAATTTGCCCGACAGGTTTTTGAATATGTGGACCCTGGTTTAGAGTTGGATATAAAGATAAAGGACGGAAGCGCCGTAAAGTATGGCGATGTGTGCTTTTACGTTTCGGGCCTTTCACAATCCATTTTAAAATCGGAAAGATTGGTTTTAAACGCCATGCAGCGTATGAGCGCTATTGCTACCAAGACCAATGAATATGTAAAATTACTGGAAGGAACCAATACTAAAATTCTGGACACCCGAAAGACCACGCCCGGAATACGCGCTTTGGAAAAGTGGGCGGTAAAGATTGGGGGCGGGGAGAACCACCGCTTTGCACTTTATGATATGGTAATGCTCAAGGACAACCACATAGATTTTTGCGGAGGCATTACAAAGGCGATTGAAAAGACTAAGAATTACTTAAAGGAAAACCAGTTGGGGCTTAAAATTATAGTCGAAGCACGAAACTTGGACGAGATTGCGGAAATATTGCAGTCAGAAGGCGTGTATAGAATATTGATAGACAATTTTAACTACGAAGATACGCGTAAGGCGGTAAGTTTAATAAACGGAAAATGCCTAACTGAATCCAGTGGTGGTATTACTTTAGAAACCGCAAGAAAATACGCTGAATGTGGTGTGGATTATATTTCCAGCGGTGCTTTGACGCATTCCGTTTATAATATGGATTTGAGCTTAAAAGCCATTAAATGA
- the rlmH gene encoding 23S rRNA (pseudouridine(1915)-N(3))-methyltransferase RlmH: protein MKITLLAIGKTDNKQLQTLMDDYTKRLGFYISFEMEVIPDVKNAKNLSEALQKQAEGEEILKRTSTADVLILLDEKGKTYTSEGFAQFLQKKMNSGLKNLIFVIGGPYGFSDAVYVRANGKVSLSSMTFSHQMVRLFFIEQLYRGFTILRNEPYHHR, encoded by the coding sequence ATGAAAATTACACTTCTCGCCATTGGCAAAACTGACAACAAGCAGCTGCAAACCTTGATGGATGACTATACCAAGCGTCTCGGTTTTTATATTTCTTTTGAAATGGAAGTGATTCCCGATGTGAAGAACGCTAAAAATCTTTCCGAAGCACTTCAAAAACAGGCCGAAGGGGAAGAAATTTTGAAACGAACTTCTACTGCTGATGTCTTGATTCTGCTTGATGAAAAGGGAAAAACTTATACTTCGGAAGGGTTTGCACAGTTTCTTCAGAAGAAAATGAACAGCGGCTTGAAGAACCTCATCTTCGTAATTGGCGGTCCTTATGGGTTTAGCGATGCGGTTTACGTGCGTGCTAACGGGAAGGTTTCACTTTCCTCAATGACCTTTTCGCACCAAATGGTTCGGCTTTTCTTTATTGAGCAACTCTATCGTGGGTTTACTATTCTTCGGAATGAACCGTATCATCATCGATAG
- a CDS encoding DUF6122 family protein produces the protein MLQTVLHYSLHFLVPGLIAYVFFRKEWKKAWLIMVATMVVDLDHLFANPIFDPGRCSINFHPLHTYWAMAVYVVLLFFKKTRIIAVGLLFHLLTDFIDCQW, from the coding sequence ATGCTTCAAACGGTACTACACTACAGCCTGCATTTTCTGGTTCCGGGCTTGATTGCGTATGTTTTTTTCAGAAAAGAATGGAAAAAAGCGTGGCTCATTATGGTAGCCACAATGGTGGTAGATTTGGATCATCTTTTCGCAAATCCAATATTTGATCCCGGCCGTTGCAGCATAAATTTCCATCCGCTGCACACCTATTGGGCAATGGCGGTTTACGTAGTATTATTATTCTTTAAAAAAACCAGAATCATAGCAGTAGGCCTACTATTCCACTTGCTAACAGACTTCATAGATTGCCAATGGTAG
- a CDS encoding DinB family protein has product MNESHRIQTLFTDLYHGHPWLDVTLQDTLSQITPEQAAQRPIKNGNTIWEIVNHIISWRENVLKRVQGEVIQTPSNNYIVKIEDDSDEAWRQTLDALETTQKEWLYFLSTFNEADFINEYPVNKLTYYQHIHGIIQHDAYHLGQIVLLAKMVKY; this is encoded by the coding sequence ATGAACGAGTCGCATCGCATACAAACCCTTTTCACAGACCTATATCACGGTCATCCGTGGCTGGACGTTACCCTGCAGGACACACTATCGCAAATCACCCCAGAGCAAGCCGCTCAACGCCCCATAAAAAACGGCAATACCATTTGGGAAATAGTAAACCACATAATTTCTTGGCGTGAAAACGTACTGAAAAGAGTACAGGGCGAAGTGATCCAAACACCTTCAAACAATTATATAGTAAAAATAGAAGATGATTCAGATGAAGCGTGGCGCCAAACGCTAGATGCCTTGGAAACTACCCAAAAGGAATGGCTTTATTTTCTCAGCACTTTTAACGAAGCAGATTTTATAAACGAATACCCAGTTAACAAACTCACCTATTATCAGCACATTCACGGCATCATCCAGCACGACGCCTATCACTTGGGGCAAATAGTGCTTTTGGCAAAAATGGTAAAATATTAA
- a CDS encoding HU family DNA-binding protein: protein MAIKYKLVEKGEPGVVGGGTKKWYARCITDGELTIDDLVEQIEKFSALSEADIKGVIIALENVIQNAIADSKIVRLEKLGSLYPSISSKGANREEDFVANTMIEKVNVRYRPGKRIADSVRNAGFKKQS, encoded by the coding sequence ATGGCTATTAAGTACAAATTAGTAGAAAAAGGGGAACCCGGCGTGGTAGGCGGCGGGACCAAAAAATGGTATGCCAGATGTATAACAGACGGCGAACTAACAATTGACGATCTGGTGGAGCAAATTGAAAAATTTAGCGCCCTGAGCGAGGCAGACATCAAAGGTGTAATTATTGCCTTAGAGAACGTTATCCAAAACGCAATTGCCGATTCAAAGATTGTGCGCTTGGAAAAACTAGGGTCACTCTACCCCTCCATTAGCAGTAAGGGCGCAAACCGGGAAGAGGATTTTGTGGCAAACACTATGATTGAAAAAGTGAATGTGCGCTACCGTCCCGGTAAGCGGATAGCAGACAGTGTGCGCAACGCAGGCTTCAAGAAGCAGAGCTAG
- the scpA gene encoding methylmalonyl-CoA mutase, with translation MDRKNLQNIRLTNSNDSNVSTSALKNSHETNSSTFQTAEEIPIKKEYTAEDIAHLQHLNFVAGIAPNLRGPYSTMYVRRPWTIRQYAGFSTAEDSNAFYRRNLAAGQKGLSVAFDLATHRGYDSDHERVEGDVGKAGVAIDSVEDMKILFDQIPLDKMSVSMTMNGAVLPVMAFYIVAAEEQGVSPKDLAGTIQNDILKEFMVRNTYIYPPTPSMKIISDIFEFTSKNMPKFNSISISGYHMQEAGATADIELAYTLADGLEYIRTGIKAGMDIDTFAPRLSFFWAIGMNHFMEIAKMRAARMLWAKIVKQFNPKDEKSLALRTHCQTSGWSLTEQDPFNNVARTAIEAAAAVFGGTQSLHTNALDEAIALPTDFSARIARNTQIFLQTETQITKTVDPWAGSYYVESLTNEIANKAWELIEEVEELGGMTKAIEAGIPKLRIEEAAARKQARIDSGQDIIVGVNKYRLEKEDPLQILDVDNQKVRTSQIERLNRIKAARDTQKVEKALVAITECAKTGEGNLLALAVEAARHRATLGEISTAMEKEFGRYKAQIRSFSGVYSKEMKKDPSFEKARQMADKFAELEGRRPRIMIAKMGQDGHDRGAKVVATGYADVGFDVDIGPLFQTPAEAAKQAVENDVHILGVSSLAAGHKTLVPQVIEALKKYGREDIMVIVGGVIPAQDYQYLFDAGAVAVYGPGTRISDAAIEMLGVLIEGVE, from the coding sequence ATGGATAGAAAAAATTTACAAAACATCCGATTAACTAACTCGAATGACTCAAATGTCAGTACGAGCGCACTCAAGAACTCCCACGAGACTAACTCTTCAACTTTTCAAACAGCCGAAGAAATACCTATAAAAAAAGAATATACGGCTGAAGACATAGCCCACCTACAGCATCTAAACTTTGTTGCCGGAATCGCGCCAAACCTCCGCGGGCCATATTCCACTATGTACGTTCGCCGTCCCTGGACCATCCGTCAATATGCAGGTTTTTCAACAGCTGAAGATAGCAACGCCTTTTACAGACGGAATCTCGCCGCAGGCCAAAAGGGGCTTTCGGTAGCTTTCGATCTCGCCACGCACCGCGGCTACGACAGCGACCACGAAAGGGTAGAAGGCGACGTAGGGAAAGCAGGGGTAGCCATAGATAGCGTAGAGGATATGAAAATCCTTTTCGACCAAATTCCGTTGGACAAGATGAGCGTTTCCATGACAATGAACGGCGCCGTGCTTCCCGTTATGGCATTCTATATTGTCGCTGCGGAAGAGCAAGGCGTTTCGCCAAAGGATTTGGCGGGAACTATCCAAAATGACATTTTGAAGGAATTTATGGTGCGGAACACCTACATTTATCCGCCCACGCCTTCGATGAAGATTATCAGCGATATTTTTGAATTCACTTCGAAAAATATGCCCAAGTTCAACAGCATCTCCATCTCCGGTTACCATATGCAGGAAGCGGGAGCCACGGCAGATATTGAACTTGCCTACACTTTAGCAGATGGATTGGAATACATCCGCACCGGAATAAAGGCGGGAATGGATATTGACACTTTCGCCCCGCGACTCTCTTTCTTTTGGGCCATCGGGATGAACCATTTTATGGAAATTGCAAAAATGCGCGCTGCCAGAATGCTTTGGGCAAAGATTGTAAAACAGTTCAATCCAAAGGACGAAAAATCACTCGCCTTAAGAACCCACTGCCAAACCAGCGGTTGGAGCCTTACCGAGCAGGATCCATTCAACAACGTAGCCCGAACCGCAATTGAGGCAGCAGCAGCAGTTTTCGGCGGAACGCAATCATTGCACACAAATGCTTTGGATGAGGCCATCGCACTGCCCACCGATTTCTCCGCACGCATTGCACGAAACACCCAGATTTTCCTTCAGACCGAAACCCAGATCACCAAAACCGTGGATCCTTGGGCGGGCAGCTATTATGTGGAAAGTCTTACCAACGAAATCGCCAACAAAGCCTGGGAACTCATAGAAGAAGTAGAAGAACTCGGCGGCATGACCAAAGCCATTGAGGCCGGCATCCCCAAACTGCGCATCGAGGAAGCCGCCGCACGCAAGCAGGCACGCATTGACAGCGGGCAGGATATTATCGTGGGCGTTAACAAATACCGACTTGAAAAGGAAGATCCGCTACAAATTCTGGATGTAGACAACCAAAAAGTCCGCACCTCGCAGATTGAACGTTTAAACCGAATAAAAGCAGCGCGCGATACCCAAAAGGTGGAGAAGGCATTGGTAGCAATTACCGAATGTGCAAAGACAGGTGAAGGAAATTTGTTAGCTTTAGCCGTAGAAGCCGCTCGCCACAGAGCAACCCTTGGCGAAATCTCAACCGCGATGGAAAAGGAATTCGGTAGGTATAAGGCACAAATACGCTCCTTTAGCGGCGTTTATAGCAAAGAGATGAAAAAAGATCCAAGTTTTGAAAAAGCAAGACAAATGGCCGATAAGTTTGCGGAACTGGAAGGCCGCCGCCCCCGTATTATGATTGCCAAAATGGGGCAGGACGGCCACGACCGTGGCGCCAAAGTAGTAGCCACCGGCTATGCCGATGTAGGTTTTGATGTGGACATAGGCCCACTCTTCCAAACGCCCGCCGAAGCCGCCAAACAGGCCGTGGAAAACGACGTACACATTCTCGGTGTTTCCTCCCTTGCCGCGGGGCACAAAACCCTCGTGCCACAGGTTATAGAGGCACTAAAAAAGTATGGCCGCGAAGACATTATGGTTATCGTGGGCGGCGTAATACCCGCGCAGGACTACCAATACCTTTTTGATGCCGGCGCAGTGGCCGTTTACGGTCCAGGAACCCGCATTAGTGATGCTGCTATTGAGATGTTGGGGGTTTTGATTGAGGGGGTGGAGTAG